The Burkholderia cepacia genome includes a region encoding these proteins:
- a CDS encoding TonB-dependent siderophore receptor, giving the protein MGNESSTGPLPIHTSIMPSTRRLARRRPAALRSQPPRPRAAAIAASAASAAPAASTMPRSLVRRLAGAVLMSALLPLPALADTAPATAQNASRRPFDVPAGPLEAALNRFGRDAGILLAFPAELTAGLTSGGVQGRFDADGALDRLLAGTGLVALRQPGGGYTLQRAGKAAAQPAADGAELPTIAVRSSAIRAESYRAPKEAGVLRSDIPLLDTAQAVNIVPAQVLRDQRPRNLDDALGNVSGITQGNTLAGTQDTIMKRGFGGNRDGSVMQNGMPLVQGRAFNAAVDSVEVLKGPTSLLYGLMDPGGVVNVVTKQPQLTRYSAVSVGGATYGHGKNGGSATFDSTGPVGDSRLAYRLIVDQSNEQYWRNFGEYRQTFVAPSLAWYGRDTQVAVSYQYRSFHSPFDRGTALDPRTNAPLDIPARRRLDEPFNNMDGESHVAQLSVDHQFNADWSAHVGYSYNRETYDANQLRTTGVDPVKGTLSRSNDATHGSLSTDSYGIGYVNGRLTLGGMRHDVQVGFDTEYRRIYRKDMLRQAVKTPFSYVDPVYGLLPPSSTVSASDSDQTDTLHDASAFVQDTIHLTDKWIVSGGLRYITYNQVAGRGRPFTANTDLSGSKWLPRAGVVYKWTDTFSLYGSYSQSLKPSSSIAPMTGYIIDGATPPEEATAWEVGGKLDLPGGMTGTLAFFNIDKKNVLVSQYNDATKLTDWRTSGRARSRGIELDVSGRIGERVNVIASYAYIDAKTTEDPLYAGNQLWNVARHTASLAAVYDFGTLAGGDDLRIGADVRYVGARPGDSANSFTLPSYVLADAFATYDTRIGKQKLSFQLNVKNLFNRTYYPSSANRYFVAIGDARQVSLLTTLQF; this is encoded by the coding sequence ATGGGTAATGAAAGCAGCACTGGCCCATTGCCTATCCACACCTCGATCATGCCTTCCACTCGTCGTCTTGCCCGCCGCCGACCGGCAGCCCTCCGCTCCCAGCCGCCGCGCCCGCGTGCGGCCGCCATTGCCGCATCCGCCGCATCCGCCGCACCCGCCGCATCCACTATGCCGCGCAGCCTCGTTCGCCGGCTGGCCGGTGCCGTCCTGATGTCCGCGCTGCTGCCGCTGCCCGCGCTGGCCGACACCGCGCCCGCAACCGCGCAGAACGCATCGCGCCGGCCATTCGACGTGCCGGCCGGGCCGCTCGAGGCGGCGCTGAACCGGTTCGGCCGCGACGCGGGCATCCTGCTCGCGTTTCCGGCCGAGCTGACGGCCGGCCTGACGAGCGGCGGCGTGCAGGGCCGCTTCGACGCCGACGGTGCGCTCGACCGCCTGCTGGCGGGCACGGGCCTCGTCGCGTTGCGGCAGCCCGGCGGCGGCTACACGCTGCAGCGCGCGGGCAAGGCGGCCGCCCAGCCGGCTGCCGACGGCGCGGAACTGCCGACGATCGCGGTGCGCAGCAGCGCGATCCGCGCGGAAAGCTATCGCGCGCCGAAGGAGGCGGGCGTACTGCGCTCCGACATCCCGCTGCTCGACACCGCACAGGCCGTCAACATCGTGCCGGCGCAGGTGCTGCGCGACCAGCGTCCGCGCAATCTGGACGACGCGCTCGGCAACGTCAGCGGCATCACGCAGGGCAACACGCTCGCGGGCACGCAGGACACGATCATGAAGCGCGGCTTCGGCGGCAATCGCGACGGCTCGGTCATGCAGAACGGGATGCCGCTCGTGCAGGGGCGCGCGTTCAACGCGGCGGTCGACAGCGTCGAGGTGCTGAAGGGGCCGACTTCGCTGCTGTACGGGCTGATGGACCCCGGCGGCGTGGTCAACGTCGTCACCAAGCAGCCGCAGCTCACGCGCTACAGCGCGGTGTCGGTCGGCGGCGCAACCTACGGTCACGGCAAGAACGGCGGCAGCGCGACTTTCGATTCGACGGGGCCGGTCGGCGATTCGCGGCTCGCGTACCGGCTGATCGTCGACCAGTCGAACGAGCAGTACTGGCGCAACTTCGGCGAATACCGGCAGACCTTCGTCGCGCCGTCGCTCGCGTGGTACGGCCGCGATACGCAGGTCGCGGTGTCCTACCAGTACCGCAGCTTCCATTCGCCGTTCGATCGCGGCACGGCGCTCGACCCGCGTACCAACGCGCCGCTCGACATTCCCGCGCGGCGGCGCCTCGACGAGCCGTTCAACAACATGGACGGCGAATCGCACGTCGCGCAGCTGAGCGTCGATCACCAGTTCAACGCGGACTGGAGCGCGCATGTCGGCTACAGCTACAACCGCGAGACCTACGACGCGAACCAGTTGCGCACGACGGGCGTCGATCCGGTGAAGGGCACGCTGTCGCGCAGCAACGATGCGACGCACGGCTCGCTCAGCACCGACAGCTACGGGATCGGCTACGTGAACGGCAGGCTGACGCTCGGCGGGATGCGGCACGACGTGCAGGTCGGCTTCGATACCGAATACCGTCGCATCTACCGCAAGGACATGCTGCGGCAGGCCGTGAAGACGCCGTTCAGCTATGTCGATCCCGTCTACGGGCTGCTGCCGCCGTCGAGCACGGTGTCCGCGAGCGACAGCGACCAGACCGACACGCTGCACGATGCGTCCGCATTCGTGCAGGACACGATCCACCTGACCGACAAGTGGATCGTGTCGGGCGGGCTGCGCTACATCACGTACAACCAGGTCGCGGGGCGCGGCCGGCCGTTCACCGCGAACACCGATCTCAGCGGCTCGAAGTGGCTGCCGCGCGCGGGCGTCGTCTACAAGTGGACCGATACGTTCTCGCTGTACGGCAGCTATTCGCAATCGCTGAAGCCGTCTTCGTCGATCGCGCCGATGACGGGTTACATCATCGACGGCGCGACGCCGCCCGAGGAAGCGACCGCGTGGGAAGTGGGCGGCAAGCTCGACCTGCCGGGCGGGATGACGGGCACGCTGGCATTCTTCAACATCGACAAGAAGAACGTGCTCGTGTCGCAATACAACGACGCGACCAAGCTGACCGACTGGCGCACATCGGGCAGGGCGCGCTCGCGGGGGATCGAGCTCGACGTGTCGGGCCGGATCGGCGAGCGCGTGAACGTGATCGCGAGCTACGCGTACATCGACGCGAAGACGACCGAGGATCCGCTTTATGCGGGCAACCAGCTGTGGAACGTCGCGCGCCATACGGCGTCGCTCGCGGCCGTCTACGATTTCGGCACGCTGGCCGGCGGCGACGACCTGCGCATCGGCGCGGACGTGCGCTACGTCGGCGCGCGGCCGGGCGATTCGGCGAACAGCTTCACGCTGCCGTCGTACGTGCTCGCCGACGCGTTCGCGACGTACGACACGCGGATCGGCAAGCAGAAGCTGTCGTTCCAGCTCAACGTGAAGAACCTCTTCAATCGCACCTATTACCCGTCGAGCGCGAACCGCTATTTCGTCGCGATCGGCGATGCGCGACAGGTGTCGCTGCTCACCACGCTGCAGTTCTGA
- a CDS encoding CDP-alcohol phosphatidyltransferase family protein encodes MSLYALKPKFQNRLRPFANSLAERGVTANQVTLFAAGGSIVVGALAGLGVFARALFLLIPLWLFVRMALNAIDGMLAREHNQKSTLGAYLNELGDVVSDVALVLPFLAIPAFAPADVWLFALTAVIVECAGLIGPLVGVSRRYDGPFGKSDRALALGAFALWIGLGFPVGGVAAWLWRLLIVLSIVTVVRRVQAGVAEAGG; translated from the coding sequence ATGAGCCTCTACGCACTCAAACCCAAATTCCAGAATCGTCTGCGCCCGTTCGCGAACTCGCTCGCCGAGCGCGGCGTCACGGCCAACCAGGTCACGCTGTTCGCGGCCGGCGGCTCGATCGTCGTCGGCGCGCTCGCCGGCCTTGGCGTATTTGCCCGCGCGCTGTTCCTGCTGATCCCGCTGTGGCTGTTCGTGCGGATGGCGCTCAATGCGATTGACGGGATGCTCGCGCGCGAGCACAACCAGAAGAGCACGCTCGGCGCGTACCTGAACGAACTCGGCGACGTCGTGTCCGATGTCGCGCTGGTGCTGCCGTTTCTCGCGATTCCGGCGTTCGCTCCGGCAGACGTCTGGCTGTTCGCGCTGACGGCGGTGATCGTCGAATGCGCGGGGCTGATCGGCCCGCTGGTCGGCGTGAGCCGCCGCTACGACGGCCCGTTCGGCAAGAGCGACCGCGCGCTCGCCCTCGGCGCGTTCGCGCTGTGGATCGGGCTCGGGTTTCCGGTCGGCGGCGTCGCCGCATGGCTGTGGCGGCTGCTGATCGTGCTGTCGATCGTGACCGTGGTGCGGCGCGTGCAGGCCGGCGTCGCCGAAGCGGGCGGCTGA
- a CDS encoding phosphatidate cytidylyltransferase — MRTLFWELVAGVTGVLVIATVIGAILGARSGGTSATIVNLNQRIRAWWAMIAIMVIAISLGNNVTYLVFAVLSYLTLREFITLTPTTASDHTTLFIAFFVAIPVQYLLLGIDWYGMYSIFVPVHLFFAMSLVSALTQDTREFLSRNAKINWALMVCVYGLSHAPAVLILDIPRYTGQNALLLFFFLFVVQISDVLQYVVGKLFGRRKIAPQLSPSKTIEGFVGGGLLATLCGASLYRVTPFSFGAAFGISLAIVIAGFVGGLVLSAVKRSLGTKDWGSMIAGHGGMLDRVDSICFAAPVFFHLVRYLYV, encoded by the coding sequence ATGCGAACTCTCTTCTGGGAACTGGTCGCGGGCGTCACGGGCGTGCTCGTCATCGCCACCGTGATCGGCGCGATCCTCGGCGCGCGCAGCGGCGGCACGAGCGCGACCATCGTCAACCTGAACCAGCGCATCCGTGCGTGGTGGGCGATGATCGCGATCATGGTCATCGCGATCAGCCTCGGCAACAACGTCACGTATCTCGTGTTCGCGGTGCTGTCCTACCTGACGCTGCGCGAATTCATCACGCTCACGCCGACGACCGCGAGCGACCACACGACGCTGTTCATCGCGTTCTTCGTCGCGATCCCCGTGCAATACCTGCTGCTCGGGATCGACTGGTACGGGATGTATTCGATCTTCGTGCCCGTGCACCTGTTCTTCGCGATGTCGCTCGTGTCGGCGCTCACGCAGGACACGCGCGAATTCCTGAGCCGCAACGCGAAGATCAACTGGGCGCTGATGGTGTGCGTGTACGGGCTGAGCCACGCGCCGGCCGTGCTGATCCTCGACATTCCGCGCTACACGGGACAGAACGCGCTGCTGCTGTTCTTCTTCCTGTTCGTCGTGCAGATCAGCGACGTGCTGCAGTATGTCGTCGGCAAGCTGTTCGGGCGCCGCAAGATCGCGCCGCAGCTGTCGCCGTCCAAGACGATCGAGGGTTTCGTCGGCGGCGGGCTGCTCGCGACGCTGTGCGGCGCGTCGCTGTATCGCGTGACGCCGTTCAGTTTCGGCGCCGCGTTCGGGATCTCGCTCGCGATCGTGATCGCGGGCTTCGTCGGCGGCCTCGTGCTGTCGGCCGTCAAGCGCTCGCTCGGCACCAAGGACTGGGGCTCGATGATCGCCGGCCACGGCGGGATGCTCGATCGCGTCGACTCGATCTGCTTCGCCGCGCCGGTGTTCTTCCACCTCGTGCGGTATCTGTACGTGTGA
- a CDS encoding membrane protein has product MRRIYVLLPNAKSATRIIDELLLKRVEWRHVHVLAAPGVKTDNLPPATLAQRSDLLPALGRGTLVGWLVGMVVGLAALVFHPEGLKFGAGAVVLITLLSAGFGAWTATMIGVDVPNTRLKRFEGAVEKGELLLMVDVKTDRVDEIEALIKKHHPEADVEGHDPTIPAFP; this is encoded by the coding sequence ATGCGAAGAATCTACGTGTTGTTGCCCAACGCGAAGAGTGCGACGCGGATCATCGACGAGTTATTGCTCAAACGAGTCGAATGGCGGCATGTCCATGTGCTGGCGGCGCCGGGCGTGAAAACCGACAACCTGCCGCCGGCTACACTCGCGCAGCGCAGCGACCTGCTGCCGGCGCTCGGGCGCGGCACGCTGGTCGGCTGGCTGGTGGGGATGGTGGTCGGGCTCGCCGCGCTGGTGTTTCATCCGGAAGGGCTGAAGTTCGGCGCGGGCGCCGTCGTGCTGATCACGCTGCTCAGCGCCGGGTTCGGCGCGTGGACCGCGACGATGATCGGCGTCGACGTGCCGAATACGCGCCTGAAGCGCTTTGAAGGCGCGGTCGAGAAGGGCGAGCTGCTGCTGATGGTGGACGTCAAGACCGATCGCGTCGACGAAATCGAGGCGCTGATCAAGAAGCACCATCCGGAAGCGGACGTCGAAGGACACGACCCGACGATCCCGGCGTTTCCTTGA
- a CDS encoding phosphatase PAP2/dual specificity phosphatase family protein, which produces MSEFGGDDARGLAAQASAAGARDASFALRLGWLAVMGAVFFSTYGFANWLAARRAAVPTFAFGWEHAIPFVPWTIVPYWSIDLLYALSFLFWTRRADLLDHVKRLLTVQLVSVACFIAWPLRFGFERPDAGGAAGALFTLLMGFDKPFNQAPSLHIGLLVVLWAVYAKHVRGTLARVVLHLWFAAIGVSVLTTYQHHAIDVPTGVAVGCLALFLFPLRDAAGRLPGADAAPSTAPSAASRALARRYALGAGAVALLALACIARAPGWALAAGWVALALACVAWIYRRGAPGAFQKDADGRFPPFMQGLLAPTIAGAFVNSRLWTFRQPAPVRIDERVSIGRTPTTRELRRHGFTGVVDLTAEMPRWAATDASCAYATVPQLDLVAPTAAQLAQAVAALERLHGEGRDVLVCCALGYGRSVLCAAAWLATRRGFGDARDALAAVRAVRPHAVWSDDGVAVLQHWIDRRAAEKEGA; this is translated from the coding sequence ATGAGCGAATTCGGCGGCGACGACGCGCGCGGCCTGGCGGCGCAGGCGTCGGCGGCCGGCGCACGCGACGCGTCGTTCGCGCTGCGTCTCGGCTGGCTCGCGGTGATGGGCGCCGTGTTCTTCTCGACCTACGGCTTCGCGAACTGGCTCGCCGCGCGCCGCGCGGCCGTACCGACCTTCGCGTTCGGCTGGGAGCACGCGATCCCGTTCGTGCCGTGGACGATCGTGCCGTACTGGTCGATCGACCTGCTGTATGCGCTGTCGTTCTTGTTCTGGACGCGCCGCGCCGACCTGCTCGATCACGTGAAACGGCTGTTGACCGTGCAACTGGTATCGGTTGCGTGCTTCATCGCGTGGCCGCTGCGCTTCGGGTTCGAGCGGCCCGACGCGGGCGGCGCGGCCGGTGCGCTGTTCACGCTGCTGATGGGGTTCGACAAGCCGTTCAACCAGGCGCCGTCGCTGCACATCGGGCTGCTCGTCGTGCTGTGGGCCGTTTATGCGAAGCACGTGCGCGGCACGCTCGCGCGTGTCGTGCTGCACCTGTGGTTCGCGGCGATCGGCGTGTCGGTGCTGACGACCTACCAGCATCACGCGATCGACGTGCCGACCGGCGTGGCCGTCGGCTGCCTCGCGCTGTTCCTGTTTCCGCTGCGCGATGCCGCAGGCCGGCTGCCGGGCGCCGATGCGGCGCCTTCCACGGCACCCTCGGCGGCGAGCCGCGCGCTCGCGCGTCGTTATGCGCTCGGCGCGGGCGCCGTCGCGCTGCTCGCGCTCGCCTGCATCGCGCGCGCGCCCGGCTGGGCGCTGGCGGCAGGGTGGGTCGCGCTCGCGCTCGCGTGTGTCGCGTGGATCTACCGGCGCGGCGCGCCCGGTGCGTTCCAGAAGGACGCCGACGGCCGGTTCCCGCCGTTCATGCAAGGGCTGCTCGCGCCGACGATCGCCGGCGCATTCGTCAATTCCCGGCTGTGGACGTTCCGGCAGCCGGCGCCGGTGCGGATCGACGAACGCGTGTCGATCGGCCGCACGCCGACCACGCGCGAGCTGCGGCGGCACGGCTTTACCGGCGTCGTCGACCTGACGGCCGAAATGCCGCGCTGGGCCGCGACGGACGCGTCGTGCGCGTATGCGACGGTGCCGCAGCTCGACCTCGTCGCGCCGACGGCCGCGCAACTCGCGCAGGCCGTCGCGGCACTCGAACGCCTGCACGGGGAAGGGCGCGACGTGCTGGTCTGCTGTGCGCTCGGCTACGGGCGCAGCGTGCTGTGCGCGGCCGCGTGGCTGGCAACGCGACGCGGGTTCGGCGATGCGCGCGACGCGCTGGCCGCGGTGCGCGCGGTGCGGCCGCATGCGGTGTGGTCGGACGACGGCGTGGCCGTGCTGCAGCACTGGATCGATCGCCGGGCAGCGGAGAAGGAGGGCGCATGA
- a CDS encoding bifunctional alpha/beta hydrolase/class I SAM-dependent methyltransferase, with product MSARTAREADFITHDGETLFYRHWPATGPRCRGAIVLLHRGHEHSARVAHLVDELDLPDFAFFAWDARGHGRSPGARGYSPSAAASVRDLQTFVEHIRDTHGIAIEDMAVVGQSVGAVLAATWVHDYAPPIRALVVASPAFHIKLYVPFARPGLRLMHKLRGLFYVNSYVKPKFLTHDPERIASYASDPLITRPIAVNMLLDLHDTAQRIVADAAAITVPTQLLISGADWVVHRGPQDRFFERLGAARKERIVLPGFYHDTLGERDRAQALAPLRAFVLREFDAPSPRVSLADADRRGAFHDEYAALGRPPANAFARAYWALTRAGLKAGGALSDGIALGLRLGFDSGSTLDYVYRNRAQGRLGVGALIDRTYLDSPGWVGIRQRKVHLQELIGAAIGRLRGHGTPVRIVDIAAGHGRYVLDAIASAAERDGAAPDDITLRDYSPPNVEAGRVLIAQRGLEPIARFERGDAFDEASLAALEPRPTLAIVSGLYELFGENALIERSLRGLAQAVPPGGYLVYTGQPWHPQLEFIARALNNHRGEATWVMRRRSQAEMDELVARAGFRKLDQRIDEMGIFTVSLAQRVDAS from the coding sequence ATGAGCGCACGCACGGCACGTGAGGCCGACTTCATCACGCACGACGGCGAAACGCTGTTCTATCGTCACTGGCCCGCAACGGGCCCGCGCTGCCGCGGCGCCATCGTGCTGCTGCATCGCGGCCACGAACATTCGGCGCGCGTCGCGCATCTCGTCGACGAGCTCGACCTGCCGGATTTCGCGTTCTTCGCGTGGGATGCGCGCGGCCACGGCCGCTCGCCCGGCGCGCGCGGCTACAGCCCGAGCGCGGCCGCGTCGGTACGCGACCTGCAGACCTTCGTCGAACATATCCGCGACACGCACGGCATCGCGATCGAGGACATGGCCGTGGTCGGCCAGAGCGTCGGCGCGGTGCTCGCGGCCACCTGGGTGCACGACTACGCGCCGCCGATCCGCGCGCTCGTCGTCGCGTCGCCGGCATTTCACATCAAGCTCTACGTGCCGTTCGCGCGGCCGGGCCTGCGGCTGATGCACAAGCTGCGCGGGCTGTTCTACGTGAACAGCTACGTGAAGCCGAAATTCCTCACGCACGATCCCGAGCGGATCGCGAGTTATGCGTCCGATCCGCTGATCACGCGGCCGATCGCGGTCAACATGCTGCTCGACCTGCACGACACCGCGCAGCGGATCGTCGCCGATGCGGCCGCGATCACCGTGCCGACGCAGCTGCTGATCTCGGGCGCCGACTGGGTCGTGCATCGCGGCCCGCAGGACCGCTTCTTCGAACGCCTCGGCGCCGCGCGCAAGGAGCGCATCGTGTTGCCGGGCTTCTATCACGACACGCTCGGCGAACGCGATCGCGCGCAGGCGCTTGCGCCGCTGCGCGCGTTCGTGCTGCGCGAATTCGATGCGCCGAGCCCGCGCGTGTCGCTCGCCGATGCCGACCGGCGCGGCGCGTTCCACGACGAATACGCGGCGCTCGGCCGCCCGCCCGCGAACGCGTTCGCGCGTGCGTACTGGGCGCTCACGCGGGCCGGCCTGAAGGCCGGCGGCGCGCTGTCGGACGGTATCGCGCTCGGGCTGCGGCTCGGTTTCGATTCGGGCTCGACGCTCGATTACGTGTACCGCAACCGCGCGCAGGGGCGGCTCGGCGTCGGCGCGCTGATCGACCGCACGTATCTCGATTCGCCGGGCTGGGTCGGCATCCGCCAGCGCAAGGTGCATCTGCAGGAGCTGATCGGCGCGGCGATCGGCCGCCTGCGCGGCCACGGCACGCCGGTGCGGATCGTCGACATCGCCGCCGGGCACGGGCGCTACGTGCTCGACGCGATCGCATCGGCCGCCGAGCGCGACGGCGCGGCGCCCGACGACATCACGCTGCGCGACTACAGCCCGCCGAACGTCGAGGCCGGGCGCGTGCTGATCGCGCAGCGCGGCCTCGAGCCGATCGCGCGCTTCGAGCGCGGCGACGCATTCGACGAGGCATCGCTCGCGGCACTCGAGCCGCGTCCGACGCTCGCGATCGTGTCGGGCCTCTATGAACTGTTCGGCGAGAACGCGCTGATCGAGCGTTCGCTGCGCGGGCTCGCGCAGGCCGTGCCGCCGGGCGGTTATCTCGTCTATACGGGGCAGCCGTGGCATCCGCAGCTCGAATTCATCGCGCGCGCGCTGAACAATCACCGCGGCGAGGCGACCTGGGTGATGCGCCGCCGCTCGCAGGCCGAGATGGACGAACTCGTCGCGCGCGCGGGGTTCCGCAAGCTCGACCAGCGGATCGACGAAATGGGCATCTTCACGGTCAGCCTCGCGCAGCGGGTCGACGCGTCATGA
- a CDS encoding diguanylate cyclase domain-containing protein — MYQSSDIANPPPETLLRIIAAQTEIAKLGLDLGSVMAYVADLMPRLTRAAGAPFEFEGRPLALGVSVGIALLPDDGTDMTALIEHADRAMYEVKRSRPHRAQRDDVTA, encoded by the coding sequence TTGTATCAATCCTCAGACATCGCCAACCCGCCCCCGGAAACCCTGCTGCGCATCATTGCCGCCCAGACCGAGATCGCGAAGCTCGGCCTCGACCTCGGCAGCGTGATGGCATACGTGGCCGACCTGATGCCGCGCCTCACGCGGGCGGCCGGCGCGCCGTTCGAGTTCGAAGGCCGGCCGCTCGCGCTCGGCGTCAGCGTCGGGATCGCGCTGCTGCCCGACGACGGCACCGACATGACCGCGCTGATCGAGCATGCGGACCGGGCGATGTATGAGGTGAAGCGGTCGCGGCCGCATCGCGCGCAGCGCGATGATGTGACGGCGTGA
- a CDS encoding lysophospholipid acyltransferase family protein has product MNILHACQRDFLLSIVRLVAGAYPVWHQAPPSPTQKIYFSNHTSHIDTLAILAALPRDVRAVVRPVAARDYWDSSDAKRHIAQKLLNVVLIDRHRESGGDPLDPVRDALRQGHSIIIFPEGTRGAEVLPQPFKSGLFHLATEFPDVALAPVYLENLQRIMPKGAIWPVPLICKVHFGANDALGAQEDKPTFLARMRDAVVALAPPQRPAG; this is encoded by the coding sequence ATGAACATCCTGCATGCTTGCCAACGCGACTTCCTGCTGTCCATCGTGCGGCTCGTCGCCGGCGCGTATCCGGTCTGGCATCAGGCGCCGCCGTCCCCCACGCAGAAGATCTACTTCTCGAACCACACGAGCCACATCGACACGCTCGCGATCCTCGCCGCGCTGCCGCGCGACGTGCGCGCGGTCGTGCGGCCCGTCGCCGCGCGCGACTACTGGGACAGCAGCGACGCGAAGCGCCACATCGCGCAGAAGCTGCTGAACGTCGTGCTGATCGATCGCCACCGGGAATCCGGCGGCGACCCGCTCGACCCCGTGCGCGACGCGCTCCGGCAAGGCCATTCGATCATCATCTTCCCGGAAGGCACGCGCGGCGCCGAGGTCCTGCCGCAACCGTTCAAGAGCGGACTGTTCCACCTCGCGACCGAGTTTCCGGACGTCGCGCTCGCGCCCGTCTATCTCGAGAACCTGCAGCGGATCATGCCGAAGGGTGCGATCTGGCCGGTGCCGCTGATCTGCAAGGTGCACTTCGGCGCGAACGATGCGCTCGGCGCCCAGGAAGACAAGCCGACGTTCCTCGCCCGCATGCGCGACGCGGTCGTCGCGCTCGCGCCGCCGCAGCGGCCGGCCGGCTGA
- a CDS encoding flavin reductase family protein — protein MDSHIAPVELKKAYRLLNHGPTVLVSARHDGVDNVMAAAWACALDFLPPKLTVVLDKSAKTRELVERSGTFVIQVPTAAQIRLTHAVGNHSLAERPDKLREAGVTLFDVDGHDLPFVAGCSGWLACRLVPEPHNQQTYDLFIGEVVAAWSDTRVFRDGHWYFESADPALRSLHYIAGGNFYAIGEALSVDAQ, from the coding sequence ATGGACAGTCACATCGCTCCGGTGGAGCTGAAGAAAGCCTACCGTCTCCTCAACCACGGCCCGACCGTGCTGGTGTCGGCCCGCCACGACGGCGTCGACAACGTGATGGCCGCCGCGTGGGCGTGCGCGCTGGACTTCCTGCCGCCGAAGCTGACGGTCGTGCTCGACAAGTCCGCGAAGACGCGCGAGCTCGTCGAGCGCAGCGGCACGTTCGTGATCCAGGTGCCGACGGCCGCCCAGATCCGGCTCACGCATGCGGTCGGCAACCACAGTCTCGCGGAGCGGCCGGACAAGCTGCGCGAGGCGGGCGTCACGCTGTTCGACGTCGACGGCCACGACCTGCCGTTCGTCGCCGGCTGCTCGGGCTGGCTCGCGTGCCGGCTGGTTCCCGAGCCGCACAACCAGCAGACCTACGACCTGTTCATCGGCGAGGTGGTCGCGGCGTGGTCCGACACGCGCGTGTTCCGCGACGGTCACTGGTATTTCGAATCGGCCGATCCGGCACTGCGCAGCCTGCATTACATCGCGGGCGGCAATTTCTACGCGATCGGCGAGGCGCTGTCGGTCGACGCGCAATGA
- a CDS encoding topoisomerase IV, translated as MTSTFRRVSRLLTIAGCGLCAALPAEAAHAADATPPDRLLKGFISDTYGKWRADRKGWQPVDGDNVYQPCASLRVSTPDGPRYLLAMCGATSASMQNGTPRTDSQGDAGAVDLYVLKPVRDGNALAPVIAKTDIASGNYGEPGVVSIQRLGPHLFGFVLNDGVTLQGYTMSMRSIWLPVGNAIVEAAPRIDEALDNSASNDCANAKAHCEARRFEITPDTSSSDDVYPLTVTETGSRGDKEIRARYTVKFDAARGRYVVPKALQEGY; from the coding sequence ATGACCTCGACTTTCCGCCGCGTCAGCCGACTGCTGACGATTGCCGGCTGCGGCCTGTGCGCCGCACTGCCGGCCGAAGCCGCGCATGCGGCCGACGCTACGCCCCCCGACCGCTTGCTGAAGGGCTTCATCAGCGACACCTACGGCAAGTGGCGAGCCGATCGCAAGGGCTGGCAGCCCGTCGACGGCGACAACGTCTACCAGCCGTGCGCGTCGCTGCGCGTGAGCACGCCGGACGGCCCGCGCTATCTGCTCGCGATGTGCGGCGCAACCTCCGCCAGCATGCAGAACGGCACGCCGCGCACGGATTCCCAGGGCGATGCGGGTGCGGTCGACCTGTACGTGCTGAAGCCCGTGCGGGACGGCAATGCGCTGGCGCCGGTGATCGCGAAGACCGACATCGCGTCGGGCAACTACGGCGAGCCGGGCGTAGTGAGCATCCAGCGTCTCGGGCCGCATCTGTTCGGCTTCGTCCTGAACGACGGCGTCACGCTGCAGGGCTATACGATGAGCATGCGCAGCATCTGGCTGCCGGTCGGCAACGCGATCGTCGAGGCGGCGCCGCGCATCGACGAAGCGCTCGACAATTCAGCGTCGAACGACTGCGCGAATGCGAAGGCGCATTGCGAGGCGCGGCGCTTCGAGATCACGCCCGATACGAGCAGCAGCGACGACGTCTATCCGTTGACGGTGACGGAAACGGGCTCGCGCGGCGACAAGGAGATCCGCGCGCGCTACACGGTGAAGTTCGACGCGGCGCGCGGCCGCTACGTGGTGCCGAAGGCGTTGCAGGAAGGGTATTGA